In a single window of the Pandoraea pulmonicola genome:
- a CDS encoding alginate O-acetyltransferase AlgX-related protein produces MPDINSPQPPSHRLTAVVMAVLLACGLAWGLWTLAHARLERDQVSLQAWLDGTEGAALNKSLRLPGQATVETWNAAVRYRVLGDVGEQVAMGCPQWMFYRDGMRPRPGTARTVFEDRLRLMHYWLGQVRAQGVNVMVVAVPDKARIEAAHLCGRQVSAEMLARMDVVKSSLHREGVPFVDLRDTLADRDRPMFFRTDVHMNAEGAKAAATTVAQTGLALLPGKGPQAFDVGQPAAPQPRVGDLLTLSGLADAPDGWRPRPDLAAAQHIAPERSGGLLDDTPPVEVMLAGSSHGRRSNFAEWLGVDLGREVWNMSMDGGDFAGALTVALKQRAQWPRSLKLVIWEFSENALSLPLSDDEKAVLARLP; encoded by the coding sequence GTGCCGGATATCAATTCTCCTCAACCGCCATCGCACCGCCTGACGGCCGTCGTCATGGCGGTGCTGCTCGCCTGCGGCCTCGCATGGGGCCTGTGGACGCTCGCGCACGCACGGCTCGAGCGCGATCAGGTGAGCCTGCAGGCCTGGCTCGACGGCACGGAGGGGGCGGCGCTGAACAAGTCGCTGCGGCTGCCCGGCCAGGCCACGGTCGAGACGTGGAACGCCGCCGTGCGCTACCGCGTGCTGGGCGACGTCGGCGAACAGGTCGCCATGGGCTGCCCGCAATGGATGTTCTATCGCGATGGCATGCGGCCGCGGCCCGGCACGGCGCGCACCGTGTTCGAGGATCGTCTGCGCCTCATGCATTACTGGCTCGGTCAGGTGCGTGCGCAGGGCGTGAACGTCATGGTGGTCGCGGTGCCGGACAAGGCGCGCATCGAGGCCGCGCACCTGTGCGGGCGACAAGTGTCGGCCGAGATGCTTGCCCGCATGGATGTCGTGAAGTCGTCGCTGCATCGCGAGGGCGTACCGTTCGTCGATTTGCGCGATACGCTCGCGGATCGCGACCGTCCGATGTTCTTCCGCACGGACGTGCACATGAATGCCGAAGGGGCCAAGGCCGCCGCCACCACGGTGGCGCAGACGGGACTCGCGTTGCTGCCTGGCAAAGGCCCGCAGGCGTTCGACGTGGGCCAGCCCGCCGCACCGCAGCCGCGCGTGGGGGATCTGCTCACGCTGTCGGGACTGGCCGATGCGCCCGACGGCTGGCGTCCACGCCCCGATCTGGCGGCGGCGCAGCACATCGCGCCGGAGCGCAGCGGTGGCTTGCTCGACGATACGCCGCCGGTCGAGGTGATGCTCGCCGGCAGTTCGCACGGCCGCCGGAGCAATTTTGCGGAATGGCTCGGCGTCGACCTGGGACGCGAGGTCTGGAACATGAGCATGGACGGTGGCGACTTCGCCGGTGCGCTTACCGTGGCGCTCAAGCAGCGTGCGCAGTGGCCCCGGAGTCTGAAGCTGGTGATCTGGGAGTTCTCGGAGAACGCGCTGTCGCTGCCGTTGAGCGACGACGAGAAGGCCGTGCTGGCCCGATTGCCCTGA
- a CDS encoding AMP-binding protein: MYFDFDRLAFADITHVPDAPAVVDANGTLTWAQLHAATDRWMAQATAAGALSDVPLVISGHKESAFLVAILGCLRLGVPFVPVDVINPAQRITRIGELVQAALRYDAQADAFVPTGQPGAELTERGLAYIMFTSGSTGDPKGVQIGRESVALFAGWVRDDVKPGPAPAFMDQMLFSFDFSLFNWAGALATGGCCVLCPREIIAERDAFAAYLAATHVNVWASTPSFVRQQLLDPAFDHAHLPDLRMFVFGAESLTPTVAEALWQRFPDVRIVNSYGPTEATCSTTWVEIDPVLRAAAPLPFPIGRAKPYAEVFIDDGEICMAGDHVMRGYLNRPDLNATRLFERNGKRAYRSGDLGEIDAQGLVTFRGRRDDQIKMHGYRIELAEVDASLATLPGIRAGAAVALRRPDGAIVRMIGFVEPETSGPPGLHAVPQGLSDWKTLLGRRLPPYMIPSELLVCHGFPTTNSDKADRKQLERMYLETRTRPGTTGKAES, from the coding sequence ATGTATTTCGATTTCGATCGTCTGGCATTCGCCGACATCACGCACGTGCCCGACGCACCCGCCGTCGTCGACGCGAACGGCACGCTCACCTGGGCGCAACTGCACGCCGCGACGGACCGATGGATGGCGCAGGCCACGGCCGCGGGCGCGCTGTCCGACGTGCCGCTCGTCATCTCCGGCCACAAGGAGTCGGCGTTTCTCGTCGCGATCCTCGGCTGCCTGCGTCTGGGTGTGCCGTTCGTGCCGGTGGACGTGATCAACCCGGCGCAGCGCATCACGCGCATCGGTGAACTGGTGCAGGCGGCCTTGCGTTACGACGCACAGGCCGACGCTTTCGTGCCGACGGGCCAACCGGGGGCCGAGCTGACCGAGCGCGGACTCGCCTACATCATGTTCACCTCGGGTAGCACCGGCGACCCGAAGGGGGTGCAGATCGGCCGCGAGAGCGTGGCGCTGTTCGCCGGATGGGTTCGCGACGACGTGAAGCCGGGCCCTGCGCCGGCGTTCATGGACCAGATGCTGTTCAGTTTCGACTTCTCGCTGTTCAACTGGGCAGGCGCATTGGCCACCGGCGGTTGTTGCGTGCTGTGTCCGCGCGAGATCATTGCCGAGCGCGACGCCTTTGCCGCCTATCTCGCCGCGACGCACGTGAACGTGTGGGCTTCCACGCCGTCGTTCGTGCGTCAGCAGTTGCTGGACCCGGCGTTCGATCACGCACATCTGCCGGATCTGCGCATGTTCGTGTTCGGCGCCGAATCGCTCACGCCGACGGTCGCGGAGGCCCTGTGGCAGCGCTTCCCGGACGTGCGCATCGTCAACTCCTACGGACCGACCGAGGCGACGTGCTCCACGACGTGGGTCGAGATCGATCCGGTACTGCGCGCGGCGGCGCCGTTGCCGTTTCCGATCGGGCGCGCCAAGCCGTACGCCGAAGTGTTCATCGACGACGGCGAAATCTGCATGGCGGGCGACCACGTCATGCGCGGCTACCTGAACCGTCCGGATCTGAACGCCACGCGTCTGTTCGAGCGCAACGGCAAACGCGCCTACCGCAGCGGCGATCTCGGCGAGATCGATGCGCAGGGACTGGTGACGTTCCGGGGTCGCCGCGACGATCAGATCAAGATGCACGGCTATCGCATCGAGCTCGCGGAAGTCGATGCGTCGCTTGCGACGTTGCCAGGCATTCGCGCAGGCGCGGCGGTGGCGTTGCGGCGTCCCGACGGCGCGATCGTGCGCATGATCGGTTTCGTCGAACCGGAGACGAGCGGGCCCCCGGGCCTGCATGCCGTGCCGCAAGGGTTGTCCGACTGGAAGACGCTGCTCGGTCGGCGTCTGCCGCCGTACATGATTCCGTCCGAACTGCTCGTGTGTCACGGTTTTCCGACCACGAACAGCGACAAGGCGGACCGAAAGCAATTGGAACGAATGTACCTGGAGACGCGTACGCGTCCGGGCACGACAGGAAAAGCGGAGTCGTAA
- a CDS encoding alginate O-acetyltransferase AlgF: protein MRTWRNLAFVLALSAAGTDVANAEGIFSRLYAARPPAGSSFVRVVNPGTAPMRAQVAGGPAQTLSGEKVASTYAIVKGNETFPIVIDGKPAGSVQVAPDTFNTLVPRRDGGKVAFTVLADTGGTQDGLKAELRFYNLSAKCAAGQLSVSPSGPTLFDGVAQGVSVARAINPVKATLVSACGTVATKTLALPALEPGDHYSLFLVGTDAAPVLRGQLSATDPYQR, encoded by the coding sequence ATGAGAACGTGGCGAAATCTGGCATTCGTACTGGCGCTGAGCGCTGCCGGGACGGACGTGGCGAACGCGGAAGGGATCTTCTCGCGGCTGTATGCCGCGCGCCCGCCGGCGGGCTCCTCGTTTGTGCGCGTGGTCAATCCGGGCACCGCGCCGATGCGCGCGCAGGTCGCGGGCGGTCCCGCACAAACGCTCTCGGGCGAGAAGGTGGCGAGCACGTACGCCATCGTGAAGGGCAACGAAACGTTTCCGATCGTCATCGACGGCAAGCCGGCGGGTTCGGTGCAGGTCGCGCCCGACACGTTCAATACGCTGGTGCCGCGACGTGATGGAGGCAAGGTGGCGTTCACCGTGCTCGCCGACACGGGCGGTACGCAGGACGGTCTCAAGGCGGAATTGCGCTTCTACAACCTGAGCGCCAAGTGCGCGGCGGGCCAGTTGAGCGTGAGCCCGTCCGGTCCGACGCTCTTCGACGGCGTGGCGCAGGGCGTATCGGTGGCGCGCGCCATCAATCCGGTCAAGGCGACGCTGGTCTCGGCGTGCGGGACGGTCGCGACGAAGACGTTGGCGCTGCCTGCGCTCGAGCCGGGCGACCACTACAGCCTGTTCCTCGTAGGCACGGACGCGGCGCCCGTGCTGCGCGGTCAACTGAGCGCGACGGATCCGTATCAGCGATAA
- a CDS encoding DUF4434 domain-containing protein, whose translation MMNSRQHGHCDAGDDVLYSAEIARKSAIVPGVSPRSPTRRRLLQAAALAACLPLAACTPPPEIGGSFVQLWLSHLEWTRKQWRERLVTTHALGCKEIFVQWVGIDGEPDKTWMAPDSLIRTLLDESAALGMGVHLGLPYDERWWTAIGTTDEAPLDAYLQRTGQRVARYMQKAAWPRHRAFRGWYFPYELEQYDWALPARQDKLAAWLGSMSAVAVATSGQTPTISTYYSRLPTTGTLAGLWRTLLDRVALHPMIQDGVGVAGLSNYDSLAPLHDMLRSRGAPFDLVIELFEELPSEKNDGTDFNAKAATFSRVKRQWEIARNYGATRLVAFAIDPWALDDTPESKALLREWRAALS comes from the coding sequence ATGATGAATTCGCGGCAACACGGGCACTGCGACGCAGGGGACGACGTGCTGTACAGCGCGGAAATCGCGCGGAAAAGCGCCATTGTACCGGGAGTGTCCCCTCGCTCGCCGACGCGCCGCCGGCTGCTGCAGGCGGCTGCGCTGGCTGCGTGCCTGCCGCTTGCCGCCTGTACGCCGCCGCCCGAGATCGGCGGCAGCTTCGTGCAGCTGTGGCTCAGCCATCTGGAATGGACGCGCAAGCAATGGCGCGAGCGGCTCGTCACCACGCATGCGCTGGGCTGCAAGGAGATTTTCGTGCAATGGGTCGGCATCGACGGCGAGCCGGACAAGACCTGGATGGCCCCCGATTCGCTGATCCGCACGCTGCTCGACGAAAGCGCCGCTCTTGGCATGGGCGTGCACCTGGGCCTGCCCTACGACGAACGCTGGTGGACCGCTATCGGCACCACCGACGAGGCCCCGCTCGACGCCTACCTGCAACGCACGGGGCAGCGCGTGGCGCGCTACATGCAGAAGGCCGCGTGGCCCCGGCACCGTGCGTTTCGCGGCTGGTACTTCCCCTACGAACTGGAACAATACGACTGGGCCCTGCCCGCGCGGCAGGACAAACTCGCGGCGTGGCTCGGCAGCATGTCGGCCGTGGCCGTCGCCACGAGCGGGCAGACGCCGACCATCTCCACCTACTACAGCCGGCTGCCGACCACCGGCACGCTCGCGGGCTTGTGGCGTACGCTGCTCGACCGCGTCGCCCTGCATCCGATGATCCAGGATGGCGTTGGCGTCGCGGGCCTGTCGAACTACGATTCGCTCGCCCCGCTGCACGACATGCTGCGCTCGCGAGGCGCGCCGTTCGATCTCGTGATCGAACTCTTCGAAGAGCTACCCTCCGAGAAAAACGACGGCACCGACTTCAACGCGAAAGCCGCGACCTTCTCCCGTGTGAAGCGCCAATGGGAGATCGCGCGCAACTACGGTGCGACGCGGCTCGTCGCGTTCGCCATCGATCCATGGGCGCTCGACGACACCCCGGAATCGAAAGCGCTGCTGCGCGAATGGCGGGCGGCCCTGTCCTGA
- a CDS encoding alginate O-acetyltransferase AlgX-related protein: MTPFASETHASRGIHRDIRRGLVRCLTACALTLAMGAAQAQDASTLIIRGKDNWLFPGWGSLTQVDTRGIDANTALVREARDALAAKNIKLEVLLLPDKSLFYQDKLPDGKVMSPEVKARYKTILGKLQAADISTFDDEVILRRIKDSGQDVYYRTDQHWTQVAADATAQATADMIRKDVPTLSGKPGTGMPLGGMVNDRRYGDLADLFLTADERKKIGREIFTVRRPSEGQDLLDDAPAPVHITGHSMMQPYFGFPQKLSNLLDRPVSVNWKPGNVGQWVMLLEYLESPAFKQTKPQVLVWQIFEPAYSQGPDAAGLWDNASIMTPDVWRKRLKTALGN; this comes from the coding sequence ATGACCCCGTTTGCTTCCGAAACCCATGCATCGCGTGGCATTCATCGCGACATTCGCCGCGGTCTCGTGCGCTGCCTGACGGCGTGCGCGCTGACGCTCGCCATGGGCGCCGCGCAGGCGCAGGACGCGTCGACGCTGATCATTCGCGGCAAGGACAACTGGCTCTTCCCGGGCTGGGGCAGTCTCACGCAGGTCGACACGCGCGGCATCGACGCGAACACGGCGCTGGTTCGCGAGGCGCGCGATGCGCTCGCCGCGAAGAACATCAAGCTCGAAGTGCTGCTGCTGCCCGACAAGTCGCTGTTCTATCAGGACAAGCTGCCGGACGGCAAAGTGATGAGCCCCGAGGTCAAGGCGCGCTACAAGACGATCCTCGGCAAGCTCCAGGCGGCAGACATCAGCACGTTCGACGACGAGGTGATCCTGCGTCGCATCAAGGACAGTGGCCAGGACGTGTACTACCGCACCGACCAGCACTGGACGCAGGTCGCCGCCGACGCCACCGCGCAAGCCACCGCCGACATGATTCGCAAGGACGTGCCCACGCTCTCCGGCAAGCCGGGTACCGGCATGCCGCTGGGCGGCATGGTCAACGACCGCCGCTACGGCGATCTGGCGGACCTGTTCCTGACTGCCGACGAGCGCAAGAAGATCGGCCGGGAGATTTTCACCGTGCGCCGTCCGTCGGAAGGGCAGGATCTGCTCGACGACGCCCCCGCCCCCGTTCACATCACCGGGCACAGCATGATGCAGCCGTACTTCGGTTTCCCGCAGAAGCTGTCGAACCTGCTCGACCGTCCGGTCTCGGTGAACTGGAAGCCGGGGAACGTCGGCCAGTGGGTGATGTTGCTCGAATACCTCGAGTCGCCGGCGTTCAAGCAAACCAAGCCGCAGGTGCTCGTCTGGCAGATCTTCGAGCCTGCGTATTCGCAAGGCCCGGACGCCGCCGGTCTGTGGGACAACGCCTCGATCATGACGCCGGACGTCTGGCGCAAGCGCCTGAAGACCGCACTGGGAAATTGA
- a CDS encoding MBOAT family O-acyltransferase: MLFNSYLFLLLFLPVALAGHYLSGAINLRLAAFWLCLTSFVFYGWWNPQFVVLLAISIAFNYLVSQGVLRYAGRARLQNAIVAVGVGVDLVVLFHYKYFAALLGFLHDLGLTHSSVDTLVLPLGISFFTFTQIGFLLDCRAGLVKERSLLSYVLFVTFFPHLIAGPILHHKEMMPQFAQRENYRFKAENLSIGGILFVIGLAKKVLLADAMAPYADAGFAAPGDLQFWAAWGTSLSYALQVYFDFSGYSDMALGLAKMFGIRFPLNFNSPYKATSVIDFWARWHITLTRYLTSYLFYPVTMAISRRRSARGLPVGSEGARTPSGFLGAIVVPTVFTMGLAGVWHGAGFQFLVFGLLHAAYLSVNHGWRIFVIGRRPATHKPKWFAHVASVALTFVAVLVAQAFFRANGVHDALALLGGMTGVHGFEAWPSFGYLAGAGFGDGWRLLIGHHLQLVYVVVLLGIVWFTPNAHQMMGRYSPALFKVQEAAQRFMRWQPNTAWLSVTLALLFLCLVNLHKETRFLYFQF; this comes from the coding sequence ATGCTGTTCAACTCATATCTCTTCCTGCTGCTGTTCCTGCCGGTGGCGCTCGCCGGGCACTACCTCAGCGGCGCCATCAATCTGCGGCTGGCCGCTTTCTGGCTGTGCCTGACGTCGTTCGTGTTCTACGGCTGGTGGAACCCGCAATTCGTGGTGTTGCTCGCGATTTCCATCGCGTTCAACTATCTCGTGAGCCAGGGCGTGCTGCGCTATGCGGGACGCGCGCGCCTGCAGAACGCGATCGTCGCCGTCGGCGTGGGCGTCGATCTCGTCGTGCTGTTTCACTACAAGTACTTCGCGGCGCTGCTCGGATTCCTGCACGATCTGGGGCTCACGCACTCGAGCGTCGACACGCTGGTGCTGCCGCTCGGCATCTCGTTCTTCACGTTCACGCAGATCGGCTTTCTGCTCGACTGCCGCGCCGGGCTGGTCAAGGAGCGCAGCTTGCTGAGCTACGTGCTGTTCGTCACCTTCTTCCCGCATCTGATCGCGGGGCCGATCCTGCATCACAAGGAAATGATGCCGCAGTTCGCGCAGCGGGAGAATTACCGCTTCAAGGCGGAGAATCTCTCGATCGGCGGCATCCTGTTCGTGATCGGTCTGGCGAAGAAGGTGCTGCTGGCCGACGCGATGGCGCCGTACGCCGACGCCGGCTTCGCCGCGCCGGGCGATCTGCAGTTCTGGGCCGCGTGGGGCACCAGCCTGAGCTACGCGCTGCAGGTGTACTTCGATTTCTCGGGCTACTCCGATATGGCGTTGGGCCTCGCGAAGATGTTCGGCATTCGCTTCCCGCTGAACTTCAACTCGCCGTACAAGGCCACCAGCGTCATCGATTTCTGGGCGCGCTGGCACATCACGCTCACACGCTATCTGACGTCCTATCTGTTCTATCCGGTGACGATGGCCATTTCGCGGCGCCGCAGCGCACGCGGTCTGCCGGTCGGCTCGGAAGGCGCGCGTACCCCGTCGGGTTTCCTGGGTGCCATCGTCGTGCCGACGGTCTTCACGATGGGCCTGGCCGGCGTATGGCACGGGGCAGGCTTCCAGTTTCTCGTGTTCGGGCTGCTGCACGCGGCGTACCTGTCCGTCAATCATGGCTGGCGCATCTTCGTGATCGGGCGTCGGCCGGCCACGCACAAGCCCAAGTGGTTCGCGCATGTGGCTTCGGTGGCGCTGACGTTCGTCGCGGTGCTCGTCGCACAGGCGTTCTTTCGCGCCAACGGCGTGCATGACGCGTTGGCGCTGCTCGGCGGCATGACAGGGGTGCACGGCTTCGAGGCGTGGCCATCGTTCGGCTATCTGGCCGGCGCCGGTTTCGGCGATGGGTGGCGCTTGCTGATCGGGCATCATCTGCAGCTCGTGTATGTGGTGGTGCTGCTCGGCATCGTCTGGTTCACACCGAACGCACACCAGATGATGGGACGCTATTCGCCCGCGCTGTTCAAGGTTCAGGAAGCCGCCCAGCGTTTCATGCGCTGGCAGCCCAACACGGCGTGGCTGTCGGTTACGCTCGCGCTGTTGTTCCTTTGCCTGGTGAATCTTCACAAGGAAACTCGTTTCCTCTATTTCCAATTCTGA
- a CDS encoding acyl carrier protein — translation MNLNDIESKVAEIVGNIVLTQVEPDTLLIDSGLVDSLSAVDVVLAVEREFGVKVPPSEIDVYLVSVSTLAAFIAEQKGA, via the coding sequence ATGAACCTCAATGACATCGAAAGCAAGGTCGCCGAGATCGTCGGCAACATCGTTCTCACCCAGGTCGAGCCCGACACGCTGCTGATCGACTCGGGACTGGTCGACTCGCTGTCGGCCGTCGATGTGGTGCTTGCCGTGGAGCGGGAGTTCGGCGTGAAGGTGCCGCCGTCGGAAATCGACGTCTATCTCGTGTCGGTGAGCACGCTCGCCGCCTTCATCGCCGAACAGAAGGGCGCCTGA